A genomic window from Lineus longissimus chromosome 17, tnLinLong1.2, whole genome shotgun sequence includes:
- the LOC135501448 gene encoding endonuclease G, mitochondrial-like yields MSRKIISLVSTIGLSAGLGTVLGINYERHNREKHLSHLRDLFNLPTIKAAEKESVKLPATQNKTLTVSKDHVDANVPSNATQIMRFGFPGYDSIKTNHDYVLSYDKKNRVPHWVYEHLSRTKMNVPKNLTDRNQSEFLPDRAIHRYFRATNEDYQGSGYDRGHLAAAANHRLSQASYQETFLLSNIAPQVGNGFNRHAWNDLEKMTRSLARNFKNVYVCSGPLYLPRRESDGRNYIRYEVIGQNNIAVPTHFFKVLIMETEQNDLELLSFILPNQCLPEKVDLNAFVVPIDSIERVAGLVFFNENNPPRFKKINGRRLF; encoded by the exons ATGTCTCGAAAGATCATCTCCCTTGTTTCAACCATTGGTCTGTCTGCCGGACTGGGAACTGTACTCGGTATCAACTATGAAAGACACAACCGAGAAAAGCATTTGAGTCACCTGAGAGATTTATTCAACCTTCCAACAATCAAAGCAGCAGAAAAAGAGTCAGTTAAACTTCCAGCCACTCAAAACAAGACCCTCACTGTATCCAAAGACCACGTTGACGCTAACGTCCCAAGCAATGCCACTCAAATCATGCGCTTTGGCTTCCCAGGTTACGATAGCATAAAAACAAACCATGACTATGTCCTATCTTATGATAAAAAGAATCGTGTTCCACATTGGGTTTACGAGCACTTATCAAGGACGAAAATGAACGTCCCGAAAAACTTGACTGATCGAAACCAGTCAGAATTCCTACCCGATAGAGCAATTCATCGCTATTTCCGTGCTACTAATGAGGACTATCAAGGGAGTGGATATGACCGCGGCCATCTTGCGGCAGCGGCAAATCACCGCTTGTCACAGGCATCATATCAGGAGACATTCTTATTGAGTAACATTGCACCGCAG GTTGGTAATGGTTTCAATCGACATGCTTGGAATGACCTAGAGAAGATGACAAGGTCACTTGCCAGAAATTTCAAGAATGTCTATGTCTGCTCAGGACCACTCTATTTGCCCAG GAGAGAATCAGATGGCAGAAACTACATCAGATATGAAGTGATCGGCCAAAACAACATTGCAGTACCGACACATTTCTTCAAAGTCCTGATTATGGAGACGGAGCAAAATGATCTGGAATTGTTATCATTCATCCTGCCAAATCAATGTTTGCCAGAAAAGGTCGACTTAAATGCATTTGTTGTACCAATTGACTCTATTGAACGAGTAGCTGGGCTTGTATTTTTTAATGAGAATAATCCGCCAAGGTTTAAGAAAATTAACGGGAGGAGATTGTTCTAA